In the Gopherus flavomarginatus isolate rGopFla2 chromosome 23, rGopFla2.mat.asm, whole genome shotgun sequence genome, ACCCCACAGGTCCCGATCCCTCCCCCACATTGGGACTCCCCTCTCCGCACGGCTCGTGCCCCCGGTACCGGACGCGCAGGACACTGGGGTTCATGGTGACGACGCTCGATTTGGTGCCCACGTCGTCGGCGAAGCCCGGGGGGGGCAGGTTgaacctggggggcgggggagcagcGTGAGCCTAGGGGTGCCTGGGGGACCAGGGGGTCTCCCCACTTCCTGTGGGTCCCCATGGCTCCACAGTTCCTTCCTCACGGTGCCTGGCTCAGAAACACCCCcctgcgctgcccccaccctctgATCCCCCTTTCTTCTGCACCCCCTACCCTGCAGAGCccactccccctctctgcccccctctgCCCACCCAGCCAGCACTACCTGATGATGAACTGGGCCCGGTCGATCTCGGGGCCACAGCCGCTGTCACGAAGGATCCCCCCGTTCCCCACCACTGCGCAGCTGTCATAGGGGGCACTCTGAAACGGGGAGCCCTGCGGGAGAGGGGACCTGGGTCAGCACCCACCGACCATGAACAGGCCCCcccccaacactgagatgcagccagctctggggtgggtcgtgaggggctgtttatacagggacccatcacctggtgctgagatgcagccacctctggggcggggtctcggggggctGTTTATAAAGTACCCCTCACCCAGAGTGGAGATTCAGCCAGCTCTAGGGTGGGGCGCGGGGGCTACTTATAGAGGGACCCCTCActcggtgctgagatgcagccacctctggggtggggcatggaggGGGCTGTTTATAAAGTACCCAtcacccagtgctgagatgcagccacctctggggtggggcatggaggGGGCTGTTTATAAAGTACCCAtcacccagtgctgagatgcagccacctctggggtggggcgcggctgacacaaagctgggcagtattgccaacacagaaaaggaccgggatatcctacaggaagatctgcatgaccttgtaaactggagtattagtaataagatgaaatttaatagtgaaaagtgcaaggtcccacatttagggattaataaccaGAATGCTGGTTATAAATCGggaacgcatcagttggaagtaacggaggaggagaaggacctcggagtatcagttgatcacaggatgactatgagccgccaatgtgatatggccgtgtgTGACggagtgggaatgttcttaatggttTCACTGAATActatgtgggtgcctcagtttcccctgtgcatttcttaagtatctaggcggggggagaaggggggtggTTGTTGCGGAGCCCGAGAGGGCCGGTGTGATGGTGTCTgaacagagaatggccgacaccctgtctcctgccAAGTAGCTCAGGGAGCTTCCTTCGGGGGaggtcccccacccccagtgtaacCCCCTGCAGCATCCCCAGGTCAAATCCCCCCCGTTCCCTGGTGCGTTACAGGCGCCAGtggaaggtgttggagacaaagagaccaggtggcctcctggcccgggaaagagacacaggccagagaggaggggctggagggggggtcagtctggagctggctgagggcaaaCATGGggctctggttcactgccccccagaatggacccggctgaggggtccggttcgctgtatctacaagctctgtgttagaccctgttcctgtcatcgaataaacctctgtgttactggctggctgagagtcacgtctgactgcaaagtgggggggcagggccccgtggcccccccaggaccccgctgggggggggctcgctgtgggaagcgcacggaggggcagaggatgctgaatgctccaaggagagacccaggaggtgaagacgtgtgagcttcttgccctgaacaagtctgctccaagggagaggaggctccccaaagtcctgcctggcttggtggggagcagctccggagcatcgcccgggggCTCCATGACAGCCGCCATCCCGGCCTGCCCAATATCCCCTGGGCCCcgccagcctggcctgccccagGGATCCCCGAGGGCCCAGCCAGCCCAAGCCGCCCGGGGACGCCCTGACAGTGAAAAAGGCGAATGCGGCCTGGGGATGAAtgaggcgaggtatttccagcaaggataaggaggcattagtcaggagcggcaccagggtttctggcgccctaggcaggactcgggggcggcattttgtgtgctccccacggggcgcgcgggagcttccggttctgctcccgtcgcgccgccgaagaaggacccttcGCTGACACGCCGCAGGCGACAGGGACAGTCACTGAGCTGCTCACTCGCccgccgctgttttccgcggcacgtcggcagaaggtccttcttcggcggcgcgacgggagcagaaccggaagctcccgcgcgccccgtggggagcgcacaaaatgccacccctgaatcctggcgccctaggcgaccgcctagggtggCCTAATGGAAACGCCGGCCCTGGCGTTAGCACCGTTGTacgaggcactggtgagaccccacctggaataccgTGTGCCGTTCTggcctcccatgtttaagaaggatgaattcaaactggaacaggttcagagacgggctactaggatgatccgaggaatggaaaaactgccttatgaaaggagactcaacgagcttggcttgtttagcctaacgaaGCGAAGGCGGAGGGGAGATCTGGTCGCTCTCTATAAAGACATCAGTGGGATAAatcccagggagggaggggaattatttaagcttagtaccaatgtggacacaagaacaaatgggtataaactggacactaggaagtttagacttgaaattagatgaaggtttctaaccgttagaggagtgaagttctggaacagccttccaaggggagcagtgggggcaaaagacatatctggctttaagactgagcttgatacgtttatggggggggtggtatgatgggatagcttaattttgacAGTTAATTGATCCTTAattattagcaggtaagtatgcccagtggtctgtgatgggatgttagatggggtgggatctgagttactgcagagaattctttcctgagtgctggctggtgactcttgcccacatgttcagggtttagctgatcaccatatttggggtcgggagggaattttcctccagggcagagtggtagaggccctgggggtttttcgccttcctctgcagcgtggggcatgggtcacttgctggtggattctctgcaccttgaggtgtttaaaccacgatttgaggagttcaataactcagacataggttaggggtttgatacaggagtgggtgggtgagattctgtggcctgcgttgtgcagagggtcagactagatgatcatagtggtcccttctgaccttaaagtctatgagtctgtgaccacagacacagaatatcagggtaggaagggacctcaggaggtatctagtccaaccccctgctcaaagcaggaccagccccaactaaaccatcccagccagggctttgtcaggccaggCCTTAAACACCTCCAGGCACaggatcccccccccacacacacacaaaggaccTTCCTCCCAGTGAGGAGATGCggtcacctctggggtggagcgcagGGCCTGGTTATACAGGGATGCTTCACCCTGCGCGGagatgcagccccctctggggtgCAGCGTGGGGGGCTGTTTATAAAGTACCCCTCACTCGGTgcagagatgcagccacctctgtggtggggctcaggggctggttttacagggacccctcacctggtgcagagatgcagccacctctggggtgcggCATGGGGGGCTGTTTATAAAGTACCCCTCACTCGGTgcagagatgcagccacctctgtggtggggctcaggggctggttttacagggacccctcacctggtgcagagatgcagccacctctggggtgcagTGCCCGGCACTGAGCCCCTGCCACCGCCCCCCAGCCTAGCGCCACCTACCTGCGGCAGGATCTCGAGCAGCTCCTCTCGCACCAGCAGCTTCCTGGCCGGCTGCACATCGCAGACGATCCGGGAGCCCAGCggggtgttgtcccggctcagcACCAGGTTGGCCGATGCGTTACAGCAGcgccccagctgctccctgcaggggggaggggctgacacTGGGGGGCAAAGGAGTTTGGGGCATGGCGGAATGGGacagtgggggtgaggggtacCTGTACCGACCCAGGGCGCTGGCGTTATGCACCCAGGGACAGCTCtgcaccagctccagctgcctccaGATCCAGGCCTTGTCCAGCCTggggcagagagacagagagtcaCTGACCAGccgtgggtgcctcagtttcccctgcattTTGCATGGCcgcccagcgggggcagggtgccaTTCACGAGGAAGGGCAGGCCCCAGGACGTGGGCATGCTCACTAGGGCGCTGCATAGCCCCCATCCTGTGGGTCCGTGAAATCCCCTCCCCCAGAAACCGACCTGCCCCCAGCAACACTCGCCTCCCAGGGAGGATGCGCTGGCtcagttcctgccccagctcccggcACTGCTCTGCGTCCATCACCATGGCCTCCGGGCTGGAAAGGAAGCAGAGGGGTTAACTAGGGAAAGGAGATGCCCCTGGGGGGGCTtccatccatcccccaccccacagctcccccatccatcccccctaaAGCCCATGTCAGCGTTTCTCCGCTCTCTGCCCCACTGAGTCCCACAACCCCCGTGGCCCGCCCCATCTcccgccccccacacacctgGGCTTCGGGGTGCAGGTCGTGGGCCAGCCGATCCCCGGCTCGGACGCTGCTGTAGGACCAGCAAACGAGGCTGTTTCCATCGGCAGGGGGACGCGACTGGGGGCGCACAGAGACATTAACATCAGccaagagagagaacccaggagtcctggctcccagccccccggctCTAAcacaccagcccctactcccctcccagagccggggagagaacccaggcatcctggctcctagcccccctgctctaacccaccagcccccactccaatctcagagccggggagagaacccaggagtcctggctcccggaccccctgctctaaccaccagcccccactcccctcccagagccagggagagaacccaggagtcctggctcccagccccccctgctctaacccaccagcccccactcccctcccagagccaggagagaacccaggagtccgggctcccagccccccactcactCACCTCTGAAGCCTCCACAGCACAGAGAGGCTGAAGCTGAGGGTGATGCTCACACACAGCACCAGCACCCAGCTCTGTCTGTGCAgcatcctgggggggggggcccggCACTCGctgtggggagagcagggcaggggagacACCTTCACTCACCATGGGGGAATCCACCGGGCACGGCCCCCCTGggtgcccctcctccaccctggcctcctgggactcctgggttctctccccggctctgggaggggagtggggcgtagtggttagagcaggaggggctgggagccaggactcctgggttctctccccggctctgggaggggagtggggcgtagtggttagagcaggaggacctaggggccaggactcctgggttctctccccggctctgggaggggagtgggggctggtgggtcagagcagggggggctgggagccaggactcctgggttctctccccggctctgggaggggagtgggggctgggagccaggactcctgggttctctccccggctctgggaggggagtgggggctggggggtgagagcaggggggctgggagccaggactcctgggttctctccctggctctgggaggggagtgggggctggggggtgagagcaggggggctgggagccaggactcctgggttctctccccagctctgggaggggagtgggggctggtggttagagcaggggggctgggagccaggactcctgggttctctccccggctctgggaggggagtgggggctggggggtgagagcAGGGCGGGGCAGGACACGGAGAGAGGTGACCACGTTAGCTGGCAGTGCAGCATGTGGCCAGGGGCCACCACCCCCCATCAGGGAAAGGGTTGGGGGGGGCCCATGGGATGGCAAGACACTgactcagaccccccccccgcagggcAATCAGTGGGCAAGGAGGGAGGGCAAAGATCAGCTGTTGCCCAGGACCCCAAGACAGTGTTTCTCGacctgggggttgggacccaccacggggggggggggtgggggctaggATGTGTCAAGGGGTTGGGTAGTAGGTCCTGCCCTAGGGGGTGGGCCGGGCCCACTCCGGGCTCTGTGACCTGTGGGCTCCAGGAGGCGCTCTGGTACGGAGCAGCGGCTGGGGAAGGaaccaggagtccgggctcccagccccccctgctctaacccaccagcccccactcccctcccagagccggggagagaacccaggagtcctggctcccagcccccctgctctgaccaccagcccccagtcccctccccgagccggggagagaacccaggagtcctggctcccagccccccctgctctaacccactagcccccactcccctcccagagccggggagagaacccaggagtcctggctcccagcccccctgctctaaccatcaggccccactcccctctcagagccggggagagaacccaggagtcctggctcccagctccccctgctctaacccaccagcccccactcctctcccagagctaggagagaacccaggagtcctggctcccagccccccctgctctcaccccccagcccccactcccctcccagagctaggagagaacccaggagtcctggctcccagccccccctgctctaaccaccagcccccactcccctcccagagctaggagagaacccaggagtcctggctcccagccccccctccccggccggccggagaacccaggcgtccgggcgctCACCCCGGGGGCGGCCCACGGGCAGGGCCGGCTGCGTCCTGCGGCGCCTCCCTCCggctccccctgcagcccgggtGGGAAGCTCCCGGCGGCGTCTCCCGGGCTGGGACGGGATGTGCCGAGCCCCCCCACCCGGCTCCCCACCTCCCGGGGGGGGGGTgcgacccctgctctgccccgggccccgcctcttcccgcccccccagcgcctcctgcctgccgcGGAACAGCTGATCACCGCGGGGGGGGgcactgatggggggctgccagccccagagcacccccagCCTCTGCACCCAGCAGAGGAGGCTCTGGGGGCCCTCACCGTTCATCTAGGGCTGCATCCgggggggctctggctgctctGTCCCCCCCTCCAGAGCCCCCCTATCATCTCCCCCAACAGCGCCCCGTGTCCTCCCTCCCCATTGAACAGCTCGGGGTCCCCTCCCCTCCGCTCCGCCTGTATCCTCCCACCGGCCGCCACCAGCCGACGGCCAAGCTGGGGTGCCCTCCTGGGCCCCAGCTCGCTGGGGTCCCACATCTCCAGGCCATTGTtgggggtcccggctgccaggcCGCACCTGGTCCCCTGCAACCACCAACTCCCTCCCTCTGCCATCCCCTGGTTACACACAGATGCCCACGGCacgcaggggaaactgaggcaggcctcGGTCTCCCAGCAAAGCACAAAGAAACCCCCCGCCCGGGTTTCTGAGCTGGGGCCCCCCATCTCCAGGCCGTTCtccggggtcccggctgccaggcCGCACCTGGTCCCCTGCAACCACCAACTCCCTCCCTCTGCCGTCCCCTGGTTACACACAGACGCCCACGgcacacaggggaaactgaggcaggcctcGGTCTCCCAGCAAAGCACAAAGAAACCCCCCCGGGTTTCATCCCAGAATCCAGCCCAAGAGGCCAGACCCCAACACACAAGGAGACGGGGGGGTCGGCCCGCTGGCGTCGGGGCCCTTCGGGAGCCAGGTTCTCCCATGTCCGTCAGGAGCTGGGATTTGCTTTCCTGCAGGAGCGGGACGTCTCCCGTCACGGGTCGACCCTAGAAATTGGGCGTTGAGCGTTCCCGTCCCACGTCCTTTCTCGCTCCTGGGATCCCAGCCGACGAGCTCCGGCGCCGCCAACTCCTGCGAGGTCTCAatcgggggcagggagggggtggctggggctctgtgggggcagggggagggaggggggagggagggggtcgctg is a window encoding:
- the LOC127039422 gene encoding alpha-2,8-sialyltransferase 8E-like translates to MLHRQSWVLVLCVSITLSFSLSVLWRLQSRVPLPMETASFAGPTAASEPGIGWPTTCTPKPSPEAMVMDAEQCRELGQELSQRILPGRLDKAWIWRQLELVQSCPWVHNASALGRYREQLGRCCNASANLVLSRDNTPLGSRIVCDVQPARKLLVREELLEILPQGSPFQSAPYDSCAVVGNGGILRDSGCGPEIDRAQFIIRFNLPPPGFADDVGTKSSVVTMNPSVLRVRFGGLGRRRRPFVAAVGAYGATLLLVPAFSFPGNIQVSFQALYTLQDFDSPARTVFMNPEYLARLDGHWHRRGLRANRLSSGFMLVSGALEMCRHLTLYGFWPFPSDPEGRPLPHHYYDNQPPKRGVHAMPEEFTRYLGMHLQGALRLHLGWCR